taataaataacaatcataaaataataatagattttCTATTACtacttttcaaataataataatattattattattatttaataataatatcaatatattatatattaattaatattacaattatcactactaattttactattaaaattattaataaatttaataataacaataactataataatagtaatagtattTTTCTAACTacttattttacaatattaataataacgatatataatagtaatactaaATTTTGCTACTAAtatcaacaataataattttacaactactaatgatattaataagtttaataccaataataaaattattaaattttactaataataataattttataactactaatgatattaataaatttaataataatatcgataataataaattttactaataattttaacaataatcaCTAAAAACACGGAATAACAATActataataaaactaatatattatatattaataagttaaaatactTCGTTGGTCTTTGTTTTCgtcacaaaatttcaatttgatcattgtatttttattagtctcaattaggtcctcatttttgtagatTAATATCAATTAGATGCTTTCCGTGAAtagagaactaacaccgttaggtaggtgccacgtgtcaactactcgtttttttgaatgttttgaatttttttgaaacttttttgaatttttttttaaatttttaatttttttaaaaaaatatttatgcctcGTGTCACGTATGTAGTGTActacgtgtcaatctaatatggtgacacgtgtcaaattattgtatgaatctcaatttgatatttatatttgttaatttgatttgaatcctaaatttttttaaaagttttcaatttcagacatttcaaatttagatcaaattttacttttatataatgttatgattatttttattaaaattgatatttttattaaatattttaataatattaattgtattttaacctatattaatattactaataattcTAACGATGATAATAATACTCATAACCTTAGTAGTAATaagattaatatattaataataacaatattaaagtaatactaataattacaatattaatCTACGTATtgattttcatatattataattaaaaataacaataataatatttttttctagttAATATATTATGcattaatattacaaataaactaacaataataatgttactaataatattataaattttataataataatcatgatatataataataatattattatatataaatattgctaatagtaataattttaaaatttttaataatattaataaatttttctaataattataataataattagtaaaagTATGTAATAACAATAAccataataatactaatatattatatattagttttactaataattctaataataatattaataattttactattaataatgttaataaatttaataataataataataatatatcttatataatattaatatatagtagtaataatactgataataatattaacaatttaactattaataatacatataataataattattataacaataattatatttaaaaataataataaatgtaatattaatttgaataaaatttatattaataaaaatattactaataaatataaataataataataatacttatagtaatatcacataatataataataataatttttgtagttaatataatgtatattacaaataatattaataatagtaatattactaataatattataaatttagtgatatataataataatattgatacattatatattaatattgctaataataataataataataataataataataattttgtaacctttaataatattaataaatttaataataacaataacaatattaataaattttcctaataattctaacaataaTCAGTAAAAATACGTAATAAAAATAGCCACAATAATActagtatattatatattaattttactaataatttgaataataataatattaataattttatcactaataatacttacattaataataattataataataataattataattattattattattattattataatatttaataataataattgtaatattaatttaataaaatttataataataataataatattattattattaattataaataataataataatatttataataatatcacatataataatattctttataattaatattataattaaaatcacaaataaaaaaattaaaataaattagatattgtaaaatttgaattcaaGTCCTTATAGaccaaacaataaaaaaattaactaaataattataaatatgtatgCTTGTCAATCAAAGAGACgggtaatataataattttgctaatattttcttttcttaatatatatcatatataatagATAACGTACacttatattaaaagataacttatttaaaacattttttatgaaGCGCTTTTActgtaatataatatacatatttttaatatagaactagttaatgtataaattataaattaccttgctttaaaaataatgtaatatataatatacaataataacatacaagaaaataaaaactaaaaaatatatataatagacaatattttaatatacaactaatttatatatttatatataagttaaaaattactttccaaaaaaaaaaatgtgaaatattttctataaactaacttagaaataaatttttaaattccttAACTTTtccttatttgttttttaatgaaatagcgtacactaatataaaaaaatataacttatttagaacatttttttatgaagtgcttttactataatataatacataatatacatatttttaatataggaCCAGTTAAtgcataaattataaattacattgctttaaaaataatgtaatatataatataataataatataaaagaagaaaaaactaaaaaagttatatgatatacaattttttaatatacgacttgtttatatataagttaaaaattaatttttcaaaaaataatgtaaaatattttctataaactaacttacatataaattataatttctatAGAAAAAgctattttcttctcttactaatgtttatcaacaaatttattCACACATTTCTTTAATCGTCAAATTAATAGTATCCTCTAATAACTAAATTTGTTTAGTCACCATGTTATTAATGTAAAATGCTAAAGATTTTACTATATTATTTCAGGTTTACCAAGTGATTAATGTAAAGTATTAAAGATTTTACTAATCACTTTATTTTTGAAGTACTCAAACTCGACATTTTAATTTAGAGAAACAAATTAAATTCactcaaaccaaaaatataCCAGTGTTGCTAATTACAGAATTTAATTGAACAGTTTCAACTATAATTGGAATTGTGACCAAATGAACAAGTAAAACattctttaaagaaaaatggCATTTATAACCATGATATGAAAAACTGCACAAAACCAAACATAGATCCACATAAAGTAAACAACTTTAACTTTGTCACCCTTTAAAATCTTCATCTTTATTCGTTCCCAGGTACCATCCAAGCATTAAAAACTATACATTATAAAGAGGTAATGCATCATCctatacaaaataaaagttaacCTAAATCTAACCACATTTATATACAAAGAGAATAGGCCTAAAAGTGGAAACTTAATTAGCAACATGTTTCTCCTTTACTTTACCTCATGATCTTTAAGCTTGTACACATTGTCAATATAATCTTCTGTTTCCCACAGGAAGGATCCAAATGCAATAGCTTCCAAGACTAGCCTCCTCAGACTAGAAAATGAGGTTACAATAACATCATCATGCTGAGACAAACCAGATTTCCCATTTCCAAAAAGTGCATTACTATGACTCTCTACCAACTGCACAGCTTCCTTAGATCTCAGTTTGGCACACCTCTGAAATGAGCCAGGGTGAAAGTTCATAACATAACATTTTATATCCTCAATTCCCTCTTCCTGCCTCATTAAATCATGCCACACAGATTGCATGTCATTATTCTTGTTGCCAAGCATCACATCTTCCGACCCGAATCGATACATGTCGGGAAATGAAGGGCAAGATTTCTGACCCGGATGAAGAGCATGGTTAGATGAAGAAAGACTTTGCTCTAGGGTGTACCTCAATGAAACTGACTTCAGAAAGTAACCATATAATATGGAGGCAACATAGACTCGAGCAAGCCAGCTACGTCGAATAGCAGTGGTTTCCCAACTTTCCCTCACACTAGGATTTGATTTCAAGCCTGTGACAGTGCTGACATGTTGCCTTATGATGTCCAAAACTTCCATGCTGTGAATAGACTCCAGATCCCAATCCTTAGAAGGCAATATCTCTAGTCTTCCATTGTATAGGCAATTAGAAAGCTTTGGAACCAAATGAACCCTGATCTCTGAAAACTTGTATAGAATCAGCAAATACATTACATCTGATATAGCAACCATACACTCATCCTCCTTCACTTTTGCAATCCTCCTGGAATTCAGAAACATTTAAGTCAATACATTCCACAAGTACCACTAGTATTTGTAGTGTTATGCAATTTTGAATATTACATATGCACAAAGGTCTAATATGTTCAGTCTGCATTGCAACAGATGATTCTAAATCAATAAACATTAACTTTAGACAACAAAGTTTTGTGAGGCATCGGTTAAGGCTAAAATTCTTAAAACCAAATAGTTTTCCACCAAACATAAGGAAAAGGAACTGACACATATATTCAGCAAAGAGCAGTTACAGTTTCTAAATATCAGGGTATTAGATCTCCAAAGTAACACAATTACAGTAGGTTAATGCAGATAAACTTGGCACCCTCAGAAATAATATACAAGGAAATTAATGAACTGGAAACAAGAACGGAAAAAGTTTGCCCTCCTTTTACATTCACTATCACTGGCATTTACCAGTGTTTAAAGTGAAATACAGCACAACCTTCTCCTTCCTCAAATGTGAGGTTAGTTAATATAATTAGGTTTAGTCTCACAAAAAGCTGCCCCATTCTTGTTTCCAAATACACTAAAACAGATCATGTTCAAGTCACATCCACATAATAACCACAAAAACTAAAAGATGAATAGGTGCAAGTTTCTACAACATAATATAAGATCACTGTATTTCCTCCATACTGTAGGAGAGAGTGAAAATTTTAGGGATTCATACAAAAAAAGATAGCATGAGAAAACCACCACCAAAATTCCCACCCCCAATTAATCAAATatacacacaaaaaatataatttaatgttcACAAAAATTTACCATAAATAAAAGTCTATGATTCAGTAATTGTGTAAAATGATCTCTTTTTTTAagtgtttaaattaaattaaaaacagtaAATTAGAACACAAACTAAAAaactttaactatttaaattaaactaaaaatcataaattacatTGCAATCAAATGCATACATGCACATGCACTTTAATTAACATGACGACAATGTTAGGGAATCAAGCAGAGCTAAAAATTCCAATAACCAATAAGGGAAAGAACATAATTGAAAAGAACCAATACGGGGTAATTGGAATTGGTGAGAAACCTGTGAAGCAGGGCTTCATCAGAGTGCTGACTGATAACCATGCGAGCAATAGCAGAGTCTCTATCCTCACTCAACATCTTCAACTCTTCCTTGGTAACCACGTGGAACATTTGGCGGCGATTCTGCAACACGCCGCCGAGAAACTTCCCCACAAGGGAGCGTGGCTCAAGGGGCGCGTTGAGGCTGCTGAACTCGCAGTGCCTCCTTCCCGCACTTGCCCTCACCGTCAACCCTTTCGGGAACGATCTCAAGCGTGTTTTGAACGAAGATGGTGATGATGGTGGTGGCTGTGAAGGAGTGAGCATGGTCCTAAGGTGGAGGTGGTGGTTGTTGGAGACacttttttccatttttcagAGGAcccaaaggaaaaaaaaatggactttTTGGGTTCTTCTTTATCTGGGTGTGGTTAGAGAAGATGGAACAATGAAGGGTTGGTTTGAGAAGTGTGATGAGTGAAGTGGTGTGTTGAAGAGATTTTGGCTGGTAAAAGGATAGGGTTTGTTTGAGACTTTTGTGGAATGGAAGGATTTCAGTTATGATGAATGAATGTTGTAGATAAAGTTGGTcctataaataatgaaaatggaTAAGTCATTGATAACTTGAGATTGATATGCACACTAGAGTGAAGAACTCTATTTAGTTATAAATGCAGAAATTGAAATTCAGGTCAAATTGCATGACAAAAtttaagtcaaataaaatatatttaagttctaatcatatattattcatatcactaggaaaatatttaaagttcatCTTATTTACTTGAaaggaaataaaacaaaataaaaacgaaaTATAGAAGAGAagtaaatatacaataataataataaatttgtttattattccaaagaaattatttttgaacCTAGTGTTATAATAGgcatacatatatatttaaaagagatGTCATAGAGAGATGATTTCTACTATTGtcacattttttatatactttttgtacttttttaataaactttttaacaataaaaaaaagtgacttAACAACAGCTTtgcattaataataataataaagcgTTTGTTATTTGGAGATAAAACTGTTATGACCGGTTACTTATGGTACCTAATTTTGACTTAAAAATAGCATTGTTTATATTAACTTTCAgaatgtttgttattttgtagataataaatgtgtttgaacaatttttttcatatccatttaaaatttgatttggaTTATGAATGAATGATATTTCAAAAGACTAATGTTCATCTAATTCTTCAATTAAAAAGTAAAGTACTCGGTCGTTGTAactattcatatttatttatttattttgataaaaatagaatttaaaattttattcatggTCAAAATCCCGAAATGAAGAATGATATAAAAGTGAATATGAGAATAAGTATTTAGTATATTTGTTTGATGGTATTAACATATTTTGACATTGATGAGTGGTATTGAAAAGAAACGTAGACACGTAAGGTGggttttaatgtaaaataattgttCATTGTTGAAAAAGATAATCTCAAGAGAGAAGAATGAGATGAAAAGGaacaaaacagaaaagaaaagcGAAGAAGCCGGCCGAAG
This region of Vigna unguiculata cultivar IT97K-499-35 chromosome 5, ASM411807v1, whole genome shotgun sequence genomic DNA includes:
- the LOC114183544 gene encoding UV-B-induced protein At3g17800, chloroplastic-like, coding for MEKSVSNNHHLHLRTMLTPSQPPPSSPSSFKTRLRSFPKGLTVRASAGRRHCEFSSLNAPLEPRSLVGKFLGGVLQNRRQMFHVVTKEELKMLSEDRDSAIARMVISQHSDEALLHRRIAKVKEDECMVAISDVMYLLILYKFSEIRVHLVPKLSNCLYNGRLEILPSKDWDLESIHSMEVLDIIRQHVSTVTGLKSNPSVRESWETTAIRRSWLARVYVASILYGYFLKSVSLRYTLEQSLSSSNHALHPGQKSCPSFPDMYRFGSEDVMLGNKNNDMQSVWHDLMRQEEGIEDIKCYVMNFHPGSFQRCAKLRSKEAVQLVESHSNALFGNGKSGLSQHDDVIVTSFSSLRRLVLEAIAFGSFLWETEDYIDNVYKLKDHEVK